A portion of the Dethiosulfovibrio faecalis genome contains these proteins:
- a CDS encoding CaiB/BaiF CoA transferase family protein — protein sequence MNKGALSNLVVLDLTRVLAGPFCTMLLADMGADVVKIERPDTGDDTRQMGPFVNGESAYYMNLNRNKRGVTLNLKSEKGKKIFLNMVKKADLVVENYRPGTMEKLGLGYDELRKVNDRIIYAAVSGFGHTGPYKMKPGYDIIAQAMSGLMSTTGWPGGEPTRTGTAMGDVLAGLSCAIGILAAVNSREMTGMGQKVDVALVDSAVASLEIINMIYLVEGRVPQRIGNRYESTYPYDSFKAMDGGLVIGAANDKLWHSLCEVMERPDLAEDSRYLRVRDRVARHEEIKPVVEEWTKKHTVEDACRLIDQAGIPCAPIMSIDQVTSDPHIAGDREMFVPVEHPVAGKTTLTGNHIKLSGTPAGIRTASPTLGEHNREVFGEMLGIGDTDLQLLRSEGVM from the coding sequence TTGAATAAAGGAGCCTTGTCCAATTTGGTGGTTCTAGATCTTACCAGGGTCTTGGCTGGTCCTTTCTGTACCATGTTGCTGGCCGATATGGGGGCCGACGTCGTCAAGATAGAGCGTCCCGATACGGGGGACGATACCAGACAGATGGGGCCGTTCGTAAACGGCGAAAGCGCCTACTACATGAACCTGAACCGCAACAAACGGGGTGTCACCCTAAATCTTAAGTCCGAGAAAGGCAAGAAGATATTCCTGAATATGGTGAAGAAAGCCGATCTCGTGGTCGAAAATTATCGTCCCGGAACCATGGAGAAACTAGGCCTTGGATACGACGAGCTAAGGAAGGTCAACGACAGAATAATATATGCCGCGGTCTCCGGATTCGGTCACACCGGTCCCTATAAGATGAAACCGGGCTACGACATAATAGCTCAGGCCATGAGCGGTCTCATGAGCACTACCGGATGGCCCGGAGGGGAGCCCACGAGAACCGGAACCGCCATGGGAGACGTACTGGCTGGGCTTTCCTGCGCCATAGGGATTCTGGCGGCGGTAAACTCCAGGGAGATGACCGGTATGGGACAGAAGGTGGATGTCGCCCTGGTAGACTCTGCAGTTGCCAGCCTGGAGATAATAAACATGATTTATCTCGTTGAGGGAAGGGTTCCCCAGAGGATCGGAAACCGCTACGAATCGACCTATCCCTACGATTCCTTCAAGGCTATGGACGGAGGTTTGGTAATAGGAGCCGCTAACGACAAGCTGTGGCATAGTCTGTGCGAGGTCATGGAACGCCCCGATCTGGCGGAGGATTCCAGATATTTGAGGGTTCGGGACAGGGTGGCGCGTCATGAGGAGATAAAACCAGTAGTCGAGGAGTGGACCAAAAAACACACGGTGGAGGACGCCTGTCGGCTGATCGATCAGGCGGGGATACCCTGTGCTCCGATAATGTCCATCGACCAGGTGACCAGCGATCCTCACATTGCGGGAGATAGGGAGATGTTCGTGCCTGTAGAGCATCCGGTTGCTGGAAAGACTACCCTGACAGGCAATCACATAAAGCTTTCAGGGACGCCCGCCGGTATAAGGACCGCATCCCCGACCCTCGGAGAACACAATCGGGAGGTGTTTGGCGAAATGCTTGGAATAGGCGATACGGATCTCCAGTTGCTCCGTTCCGAGGGGGTTATGTGA
- a CDS encoding TRAP transporter large permease, whose product MGSFMFVILLLLVVLFMGMPVAFSLGATSVLLTLIYDLPMKILSQSIFTSLEGFVLLSIPLFVLMSQVLLDGRIGDDLFEVMNAWVRHLPGGLAIATILACAFFAAITGSSAATAATIGMVAYPAMLDRGYDKKFTLGLLAAGGTLGILIPPSIPLILYGAITEESVGKLFIAGIIPGLILTAIFVVYSVIKSKNGGFTPMPKASWKERLSITARNIWGIILPILVVGGIYSGAFTPTEAAAVGLVYSLFITLVIYRTIKFKDIPSICMKALGTSCMIAMVIAGAILFGRVMTLLMIPQKLTELIIENNLSPMMFIIAMNFLMIILGMVLETVSIVLLTMPLVTPILMALHIDPIWYAIILTVNMTMALITPPVGMNLYVINGLRKDITMGEIISGVLPFMLLLVFMLVVVMAFPSLSTWLPSVMH is encoded by the coding sequence ATGGGTTCCTTCATGTTCGTGATCCTGCTTTTATTGGTGGTACTTTTCATGGGGATGCCGGTAGCCTTTTCCCTGGGAGCTACATCGGTGTTGCTGACCTTGATATACGATCTTCCCATGAAGATCCTGTCTCAGTCGATATTCACCTCTCTGGAGGGGTTCGTGCTTTTGTCGATTCCTCTCTTCGTGCTCATGAGTCAGGTCCTTTTGGACGGGCGGATAGGGGACGACCTCTTCGAGGTTATGAACGCCTGGGTTAGACATCTTCCTGGAGGATTGGCCATCGCGACCATACTCGCCTGTGCCTTCTTCGCCGCAATAACCGGATCCAGCGCCGCCACAGCGGCTACCATAGGGATGGTTGCCTACCCGGCCATGCTGGACAGGGGCTACGATAAAAAATTCACCCTCGGTTTGTTGGCGGCTGGGGGAACCCTTGGTATCCTCATTCCTCCCAGCATACCTCTCATACTCTATGGTGCCATCACGGAGGAGTCGGTAGGCAAGTTGTTTATCGCCGGAATAATCCCGGGGTTGATACTGACGGCAATATTCGTGGTCTATTCGGTGATAAAAAGCAAAAACGGCGGTTTTACACCTATGCCTAAGGCTTCCTGGAAAGAACGTCTTTCCATAACGGCCAGAAACATATGGGGCATCATATTGCCCATATTGGTGGTAGGCGGAATTTATTCCGGAGCATTTACCCCGACCGAGGCCGCTGCGGTAGGTCTGGTCTACAGTCTCTTCATAACGCTGGTTATATACAGGACCATCAAGTTCAAGGATATTCCCTCTATCTGCATGAAGGCCCTTGGAACATCCTGCATGATAGCCATGGTTATAGCCGGAGCCATATTGTTCGGCAGGGTTATGACCTTGCTTATGATCCCCCAAAAGCTTACTGAGCTGATCATAGAGAACAACCTTTCTCCGATGATGTTCATCATCGCGATGAACTTCCTGATGATAATTCTGGGCATGGTGCTGGAGACTGTGTCCATCGTCCTGTTGACCATGCCTCTGGTCACACCTATTCTGATGGCTCTTCATATAGATCCCATATGGTATGCCATCATATTGACGGTGAACATGACCATGGCCCTGATAACCCCGCCGGTAGGGATGAACCTCTACGTAATAAACGGGTTGCGAAAGGATATAACGATGGGAGAGATCATCTCCGGCGTGCTGCCCTTCATGCTGCTTCTGGTCTTTATGCTCGTCGTGGTAATGGCTTTCCCGTCTTTAAGTACCTGGTTGCCTTCCGTGATGCACTGA
- a CDS encoding TRAP transporter small permease subunit, producing MITLYKKTINGLSAAMGWLCGIGTLVMGLILFYEVVRRYFFNSPTIWTQEVSVYIFMWCMFGGASYALQRGKHVNIDLLTVKLSPKAQSKLKVITSFFGALFCSEIAVQGWNMIESAVKYQKHSPTPLHVPLWIPQSALFLGFTLLALQFVVLIIEEIAFIRSGERDSVQEVNH from the coding sequence ATGATCACATTATATAAAAAGACGATCAACGGTCTCAGTGCCGCGATGGGTTGGCTTTGCGGAATAGGGACTTTGGTTATGGGCTTGATCCTATTCTACGAGGTCGTGCGGAGATATTTCTTCAACTCTCCGACCATATGGACCCAGGAAGTCTCGGTCTATATCTTCATGTGGTGCATGTTCGGCGGAGCTTCCTACGCCCTTCAGAGGGGCAAACACGTCAACATCGATCTTCTCACCGTCAAGCTTTCTCCCAAGGCTCAGAGCAAGCTTAAAGTTATCACAAGCTTTTTCGGAGCTCTGTTCTGTTCGGAGATAGCCGTCCAGGGATGGAACATGATAGAGAGTGCGGTCAAGTACCAGAAACACTCTCCCACGCCTCTGCACGTACCCCTCTGGATTCCTCAATCCGCGCTGTTTCTCGGGTTCACCTTGCTCGCTCTTCAGTTCGTCGTCCTGATAATAGAGGAGATCGCTTTCATAAGGAGCGGCGAGAGAGATTCGGTTCAGGAGGTAAATCACTGA
- a CDS encoding DctP family TRAP transporter solute-binding subunit — translation MNARIRTTLCLAVTAVILAMPVSSAVADEIKLSNQLPPSHHISKALDFFADKVEEYSGGKTTVKVFHSAQLFKDTEVVEALQENLVPIALVPVNKWSGMIPATDVFEMPFVFKELDSIKKFIEAGAGELLNEEFNKKGVTDLFWADYGFVQFFNSKRPLMAPADFEGLKIRTFSNGTAETVSALGGTPVVMSSSEMYMALQRKTVDGATTGMPAAVSRKIFEVQNYLTVCNYTTAQFVVQCNLEWWDKLGDEEKEMLKKAGVEAEEWLRGQIAQSEKDAQKVIADAGLEITVLNADQRDAFIEATEPVRSGFMKKTPLCKKLVEIALGSN, via the coding sequence ATGAATGCACGGATACGTACGACCCTGTGTCTCGCAGTCACCGCGGTTATTCTAGCTATGCCCGTATCGTCCGCGGTCGCGGATGAGATAAAACTGTCCAACCAGCTGCCGCCTTCACATCACATATCAAAGGCATTGGATTTCTTTGCCGATAAGGTAGAGGAATATTCCGGAGGCAAGACGACGGTAAAGGTTTTCCATTCGGCCCAGCTCTTCAAGGATACCGAGGTTGTCGAAGCTCTTCAGGAGAACCTGGTACCTATAGCCCTAGTTCCGGTAAATAAATGGTCCGGCATGATCCCCGCTACCGACGTTTTCGAGATGCCCTTCGTATTCAAGGAGCTCGACTCTATAAAAAAATTCATAGAGGCAGGAGCTGGAGAACTGCTGAACGAGGAGTTCAATAAAAAAGGCGTTACCGATCTATTCTGGGCCGATTATGGCTTCGTACAGTTTTTCAACAGCAAACGGCCCCTTATGGCTCCCGCCGATTTCGAGGGACTCAAGATAAGGACCTTCAGCAACGGAACGGCCGAGACTGTCTCCGCCCTAGGAGGAACTCCGGTTGTTATGAGCTCTTCCGAGATGTATATGGCCCTCCAGCGTAAGACGGTGGACGGAGCTACTACCGGCATGCCCGCGGCGGTTTCCAGAAAGATCTTCGAGGTCCAGAACTACCTCACCGTGTGTAACTACACGACGGCTCAGTTCGTAGTCCAGTGTAACCTGGAATGGTGGGACAAGCTCGGCGACGAGGAAAAGGAGATGCTCAAAAAGGCCGGCGTCGAGGCAGAGGAATGGCTTCGCGGACAGATAGCCCAGTCGGAGAAAGACGCTCAGAAGGTCATAGCCGATGCTGGACTGGAGATTACCGTATTAAACGCCGACCAGAGAGATGCCTTTATAGAGGCTACCGAGCCGGTAAGATCCGGATTCATGAAAAAGACCCCTCTCTGTAAAAAGCTCGTCGAGATCGCCTTGGGATCGAATTAG
- a CDS encoding GntR family transcriptional regulator, with amino-acid sequence MVAESLKYVTLSSQMFDYLRREVVVSDEFKDEVFIREAEIAERLGVSRAPVREALKQMEMMGLVVSMPRKGVKVRLFSKEELDELYEMRVVLEELVFRDIIDKDLFTSEVKESFEGKLEKLLEICEGDGGREEKIKAFCDKDLDFHRSLAELSGRVWTAKVLETLYCQLHLALLRELEEAETLADLVRLHYSIVENLAAGDLEKLTVDRRYSYFSRRNTVLSKKKGVKG; translated from the coding sequence ATGGTAGCGGAATCTTTGAAATACGTGACCTTGAGCAGTCAGATGTTCGATTATCTCAGGAGAGAGGTCGTCGTCTCGGACGAATTTAAAGACGAGGTCTTTATAAGAGAGGCGGAGATCGCCGAACGTCTAGGGGTTAGCAGAGCCCCGGTCAGAGAGGCCTTGAAGCAGATGGAGATGATGGGGTTGGTAGTCTCCATGCCCAGAAAGGGCGTCAAGGTCAGGCTCTTCTCAAAGGAAGAGCTGGATGAACTCTACGAGATGAGGGTGGTGCTGGAGGAGCTGGTCTTCAGGGACATAATCGATAAGGACCTTTTCACCTCGGAGGTGAAAGAGTCTTTCGAGGGGAAACTGGAAAAGCTGTTGGAGATCTGCGAAGGAGATGGAGGTCGAGAGGAAAAGATAAAGGCCTTCTGCGATAAGGACCTCGATTTTCACAGGTCTCTCGCAGAGCTTTCCGGAAGGGTATGGACCGCCAAGGTTCTCGAGACCCTTTACTGTCAACTTCATCTGGCCCTCCTCAGAGAATTGGAGGAAGCGGAGACTTTAGCGGATCTGGTTAGACTCCATTATTCCATAGTGGAAAACCTCGCAGCTGGAGATCTGGAAAAACTGACCGTCGACCGCAGATACAGTTATTTCTCCCGTAGAAATACGGTTCTTAGCAAAAAAAAGGGGGTGAAAGGATAA
- a CDS encoding HPP family protein produces MKVGELVDRDLTALSEDCPVSEAIEVLYHHNASGLPVLDEENRVIGFISEKDIIKAALPGYVHMLHDSSFLPDYGQFSSRLRDIADDPVSKYMKENVITFNEDDSDFYVANRVIKENIKIAPVLRDGQLVGIVSRSHLVRHLLLHPEEIEDALEDDPRK; encoded by the coding sequence ATGAAGGTAGGAGAGCTGGTGGACAGGGACCTGACCGCCCTGTCGGAGGATTGTCCCGTTTCGGAGGCAATAGAGGTCCTCTATCATCACAATGCCTCGGGGCTTCCCGTTTTGGATGAGGAGAACAGGGTGATAGGTTTCATAAGCGAAAAGGACATAATAAAGGCCGCTCTTCCGGGCTATGTCCATATGCTTCACGATTCCTCCTTCCTTCCCGATTACGGTCAGTTCAGTTCCCGCCTGAGGGATATAGCCGACGATCCGGTGAGTAAGTACATGAAGGAGAACGTGATAACGTTCAACGAAGACGACAGCGATTTTTACGTGGCAAACAGAGTCATAAAGGAAAACATAAAGATAGCTCCGGTTTTACGGGACGGCCAGCTTGTCGGCATAGTGAGCAGATCCCATCTGGTGAGACATCTTCTGCTCCATCCAGAGGAGATCGAGGATGCCTTAGAGGACGATCCACGGAAATGA